The Stenotrophomonas sp. NA06056 genome segment GCGGTGCGCGGGCACCGGCCGGTACACGCGTAGGTTTCCAGCCAACGGCGCAGCCCCTCGTGGGTGGCCGCATGGACCGATTCATGTGATTGGGCAGGGCGGGTGGGCTGCGCAGGGGACGCCGTGAACCCATCCATGGGGGCTTGTCCGCGGCATCCATGCCGCAGACACCCCTGCGCAGCCCACCCGCCCGGCCCCTGACAGTTGCCGAGTACGTCCAGCCCACGGAAAAGAAAAAGAAGATCAAAAGCAAAAGCAGCGTGGCCGGCCCGGCTCGGAGCGAAGCGACCCGCTGTTGCTCTTCTTTTTCTTTTCCGTGGGTAGGCCGCGCGGAAATCTGTCAGCGGACGGGCGGGGTGGGGCGGGCGGGGTATCCGCGGCATGGATGCCGCGGCTAAGCCCCCATGGATGGGTTTACGGCGTCCCCGCCCGTCCTACCCCGCCCGGCCAGCCATCAGGAAGCCAGCGCTCTACGCGACCAACCCGACCCCTACCCACGAGGGGCTGCGCCCTTCGCCGACCTTCACCGCCGATGCGCGCATGAATCTGCGCAAGCGCATTTCTGTAATCGTTCCCACAACGCCGCACAGCAGCACGGCCGCTGACGAAGTTCCATAAAAAGTGCGCGCCAATTCACATTTTGACGCCGCGTTGATCCTGATCAATGGACATGTCGCAATCGGCCTGCACAATGGCGGCCCGTTCGGCATGGCGCGCCGTCTTTGATGCAGCGCGAGGGGCGTCGGATGGGAAAGCAGTACTGATCCAACAGGTACAAGGAGCGCGGAGCACTGCCACTGGGGAGCGGCAGCCGCGCAGGTACCGACCGGGTCCGGCGGCCGGTTGCGTCTGCGGGGATGGGGACGCAACCGGCAACCTCTGCCTGAATGGGGCAGGTCGATCACAACGCCTTCACATTTCGTGCTGAACGCGAGCAAATCGTTGTGATTCATGGTGTTAGGGGTTTTAATTCATCCATGACCTGCTAACCTGCGGTGATGATTCGACGTTCTCTGGCCTGCATGCTCACCCTCGGCCTGGTCGCCTGCGCGACCCAGCCGACGTCCCCTCCGACTTCGCCCCAGGCCAGCAGTACGCCGCGCCACCCGGCAGCCAAGCCCCAGGGCCCGGCCGAGGCCGCGCCGGAAGCCGCAGCCGCTACGGCAGCGCCGGTCGATCTCACCCCGGTACCGTTCGAAACCGCGCGTGCGAAATTCATTGCCGACACCGCCAAGCGTTACGGCCTGAAGCCCGACGAGATCCGCAACGTGCTCGACCAGGCGCAGGTGCGCCAGCCGATCATTGCTGCCATGTCGCGACCCGCAGAACGGGTCAAGCCGTGGAACGAATATCGGCCGATGTTCATCAGCAAGGCGCGCATCGATGGCGGCAAAGCCTTCCTTGCCCAGCACCGCGCCGAACTGGACCGTGTGCAGCAGCGCACCGGTGTGCCGGCCGAAGTGATCGTGGCGATCATCGGCGTGGAAACCAGCTACGGAAAGAATGCCGGCAGCCATCGCGTGCTGGATGCGCTGTACACGCTGGCCTTCTATTACCCGCGCAGTGGCGACCCGGCCAAGCTGGAACGCGAAGTGCGCCGCGAGCTGTTCTTCCGCGATGAACTGGCCAAGCTGTTTGAGCTCGGCCGCGAGGAAAAGCTGGACATCACCACGCTCAAGGGCAGCTACGCCGGTGCGATGGGCATGGGCCAGTTCATGCCCTCCAGCTACCTGGATTACGCGGTGGACGGCAACGGCGATGGTCGCCGTGACCTGTTCACCAGCTACGACGACGTGTTCTCCTCCATCGCCAACTACTTCGTGAAGAAGGGCGGTTGGGTGCGCGGCGGCCAGGTCGCCGTGCCGGCCACGCTGGCCACTGGCCGCGAAGAGTTCAACCCGACCGAGTGGATGCCCACCTGGTCGCTGTCCGATCTGGCCCAGCGCGGCTACCAGCCCAGCGCACCGGTGCAGCCGGGCGTCACCGCCACCCCGATCACGCTTGAAGGCAGTGCCGGCAAGCAGTACTGGCTGGGCTTCCAGAACTACTACGCGATCACCCGTTACAACCTCTCGAAGATGTACGCGATGGCCGTGTTCCAGTTGTCGCAGGCCATTGCCGGACAGGAGCTGCCCCCGGCATGAACATCAGATGGCTGGTCCCTGGATTGATCGTCCTCGCGCTGGCCGCCTGCAGCAGCGCGCCGAAGAAGCCGGCGACCGCCGGCCACGGTGGCAAGCCGTCCGGCACGGTGGTGCAGGGCAAGGGCGGGCGTCCGGCGCACTGTCCGGAGGGCTCGCCGTACGCGGCGGCCACCGAGGACTTGTCCACCCGTGGCAACTACACCGCCGGTGGCCTGTACAAGCCAGGCGTGAAAGACACCACGCCCAGCTATGTACCCAACGTGGCGTGCATTCCCGAGCCGCTGGTCACCAATGAGGATCGCTCGGTAATCGGCAACAAATCGCCTTACGTGGTGCTGGGCAAGCAGTACAAGGTGCTCGACGACACCCGCAACTATGTTGAGCGTGGCACCGCCTCGTACTACGGCGCCAAGTTCCACGGCCGCCTGACCTCCAACCGCGAGGTCTACGACATGTACCAGTTCACCGCTGCGCACAAGACCTTGCCGCTGCCCAGCTTCGCCCGCGTGACCAACCTGGACAACGGCGAATCGGTGATCGTGCGCGTCAACGATCGTGGTCCGTTCCACGACGGCCGTGTGGTTGATCTCAGCTATGCCGCCGCTGTGCGCCTGGGCATCACCCAGCGCGGTACCGGCAACGTGGAAGTGCGTGCGGTGCAGCCGGGTGAAACCAACCTGATGGCGCAGAAGCCGTCGCGCCGCGAGCGCCGTGCTGCTGAAGCGGCTGCGGCCACCGCTGCCATTGCCAGCACGCGCCCCGCACCCGCGGCCCGTCCCGTTGCCGACAGCGACATTGATCGCCTGGTCAATCGTCTGCCTGCCGATGGGGCGCCGGCGCGTGGCCAGCCGGCCACCACCCAGGCCGCCGTCAGCACCATGCCGGAGGTGGCGGTCAGCAGCCTGCCGCCCAGCGCGACCGTGCCGCGTCCTGCAACGCCGGTCGTGGCTACTGCCGTGCCGCGCAGCCCGGCCCCGGCCAGCACCAGCGCTCCCAGCCTGTCGCAGAAGATGGTGGGCGCGGTGATGCTGCAGGTCGCCAGCTTCTCCAGCCGCGACAACGCCAACCGCGCGATGGGCCAGCTCAGCGCCGCCGGCATCGTCGGTGCCACCATCAGCGACATCGCCGCCGGCGGCCGCACCCTGTTCCGCCTGCGGGTTCCCGCCAGTGATCACGCCAGCGCGGCGGAACTTGCCGGGCGCATCTCGGGTCTGGGTTTTGGCTCGCCACAGATCGTCAAGGACTGATTCCGCCCGGGCCGGTGCTGCCGGCCCTTGCCACCCCGGCCTTACAATGGCCACCTTGTCCCATCCTTCATTTTCCGGCCGTCCCCTGGAGCCTGCTGTCCCATGAATTTCCGTTCCGCCGCCACTGCCCTGGCCGCCACCCTGGTGGTGGGCCTGGCCTCCGCCCAGACGCCGCTGCCGACCCCGGCCACGCCGACGCCTGCCGCCGCTGCTGCCCCCGCTACCGTGGCCACGCCGCCTGCGCCCGCACCCAGTGTGTCCAAGGCCTGGGTGCTGATGGACTACGCCACCGGCCAGGTACTGGCAGGTGAGAACGTCAATGAACAGCTGGCCCCGGCCAGCATCACCAAGGTGATGACGTCCTACGTGATCGCCGCCGAGGTCAAGAACGGCAAGGTCCGTCCGGATGACCAGGTGATGATGAGCGAGCGCGCCTGGCGCGAGGGCGGCGCTGGCACCGACGGCAGCTACAGCGGCTTCCCGGTCAACCAGACGGCACGTCTGGAAGACATGGAAAAGGGCATGGCGATCCAGTCCGGCAACGACGCCGCGATTGCCCTGGCCGAGCACGTGGCCGGCAGCGAAGAGGCCTTTGCCTCGCTGATGAACAGTTACGCCGCCAAGATCGGCATGAAGAACTCGCACTTCGTGAACGCCCACGGCCTGACCGCCCCGGGCCATCACAGCAGCGCCTACGACCTGGCCCTGCTGGGCCGCGCGATGGTGCGCGATTACCCGGAAACCTACGCGTACAACAAGATCAAGGAATTCCAGGTCGGCACCATCAAGCAGCCGAACCGCAACCTGCTGTTGTGGCGTGATGGCAGCGTGGACGGCATCAAGACCGGTCACACCTCCGAAGCCGGTTACTGCCTGATGAGCTCGGCCCAACGCGGTGACCAGCGTCTGGTGGCCGTGGTACTGGGTGGCCAGTCGGAAAAGCAGCGCGCCGATGACAGCCTGGCCCTGTTGAACTGGGGCTTCCGCTTCTTCGAAACCCACCGCCTGTACGAGCCGGGCAAGGCCGTGGCCGAGCACAAGGTCTGGAAGGGCACCACCGACAAGGTGCAGCTGGGCGTGGCCCAGCCGATGCTGGTCAGCGTGCCGCGCGGTCGCTACAACGACCTGAAGCCGAGCATCGACGTGCCCAAGACCTTGGAAGCACCGTTCACCGCCGGCCAGCAGATCGGCACCGTCAAGGTCACCCTGGATGGCAAGCTGGTGGCCGAAGCGCCGCTGGTGGCAGTGGCCGCCGTCGAGCAGGCCGGTTTCTTCAAGCGCCTGTGGGACAGCTTCTGGATGTGGTGGGAATCGGAATGATCCGCAGCGTGCTGCGGTGAACTGGAAAGGCCGGCGAATGCCGGCCTTTTCTGTTTCGGGAGCCGGTTCGGCATGAATCCGTCCGAATGCCGATCGCTCATGATGCTGCCTGGATGCGGGTAGTGCCGGCCGCTGGCCGGCTCCTCATGAACCCATCCGGATATGCCCGGAGCCGGCCAGCGGCCGGCACTACCACCAGCCCGGCCGGATATGCCTGCAGCCCGATTGCTTACAGCGAGCGACTGATGGTGAAGCTGCCGAACACCGGCGACTGGCGCTGGCCATCGAATTCGCGGGTGCTGTGGTAGCGCGCCATCGCGAACTTCCAGCGGCCGCGCATTACCGCAATGCCATAGCCACCTTGGGCAACCACATGACGCTTGTCCACGCTGTGGCTGTTGCGGAACGTGTTGCCGTCCAGGGTGATATCACGGATCACCCACGCCGCATCGGTGGTGGCGAACAGATGCCACGACCAGCCGGACGGCTTGCCACCCCGGGTTGGCGCGGTGTTCTCGCCGGCCGGGCGCAGCGGGGTGCTGCCGAAATCGTCCGGCAGCTTCCAGCCGAAGCGCACTTCGCCGCCGAGGTTTGCCTTGGTTTCCAGGTTGCCGATCGCACCGCCATAGTGGCTGATCGCGTCCCAGCCCCAGCCGTCGGCGTTGATGCTGGCATCGCCCGGCCAGCGGCGCATGCGCTCGTGGGTCAGCATGAACACCGGTTCGTTGTGCAGCTGGTTGTCCCAGCCCTTGAACTTCTCATCGCCCAGCACGCTGTGCACGGCGTCCTGCACCTGCTTGCCCTGCGCCCACGGCCCGACCACACCCAGCGACAGCTGCGTGGTCTGCAGGCGATCGCCACTGCGCGCGTTGAAGCCGAAGCTGACCAGCAGCACGCCGGCATACGGCCGGTCATCCTCGATCAGGTCGCTGCGGGTCGGGTCGGTGGGGGTGAAGATGCCCTGGGCCAGGCTGAAGATCATGTTCTGCTGTTCGAACTTGCCCGGATGCAGTGCTTCCAGGTGGCTGTTCACCCAGCGCGCCAGTCGCGGCAGGCAGGGGTCATCGGTGTAGTCCACCAGATTGGGCGAGACCAGGGTCAGCTGGGCGCCATTGGTATACCCCTGGTCCTGGTGGCGGCCGCCGAACAGGTCGTTGTCGACGCGGAAGTTGACCTGCGGCGGGTGCTCGCGCATCGCGTCAGGACCGCACTGATCGGCGGCGTAGGCGGAAAGGGGGAGGGCAGCGGCCAACAGACTGGACAGGCCAAACGTTGCGAAAGGACGCATGGATGGGATGATCATCGGGAAGGGGAGTTTTGTTCGTCGTTTTATGCAACGACACGTTACTCCGACCGAAGTGACGGAACGAGCACGGCCAGAGCACGTGTCTGTTCCGAAAATGACAATGACCCGTGAATGCAATCGGCCGCTGCATCGGCCGCTGCATCGGCGGGTTTTTCCTGAATGGCGGTTCAGCTGCAACGCAGTGGCGCGTATCCGGCGCTATCGAGCCAACTGAATACTCTTGGGTTTGGTGCCTTCCGGCCCGATAATGGGCCCATGGAAATCAAGTCCGACAACCCCGAACACGGCTTCCAGTTCCCCGGTCAGTTCGAGCTCAGCGCGATGGGCCCGGCCAACCGCGGTCTGGAGCATGAACTCCCCCGCCTGCTGCTGGCTGCTGGCGTCGACGTGGTGAACGAGCGCATCAGCTGGAAGCATTCGTCCAACGGCAAGTACGTCTCGGTACGCCTGGTCTTCCGGGCCGAGAACCGCGAACAGTACGACGTGGCCCATCAGGCCCTGCGCGACCACCCGGAAGTGAAGTGGACGGTGTAGCCGTCAGCTGCCCTGCCGAAGTGGCCGCCCCCGAGGCGCGTCCGCCGCGCCCGGCGGTGGTCCGTGACCTGGGCCGCCAGGCCTACGAACCGGTCTGGCACGCCATGCAGCGTTTCACCGACCAGCGCGACGACGACACGCTCGACGAGCTGTGGGTGGTCGAGCACGAGCCGGTGTTCACCCTAGGCCAGGCTGGCAAGGTCGAGCACGTGCTGGCGCCGGGCGAGATCCCGGTGGTCCACGTCGATCGCGGTGGCCAGGTGACCTACCACGGCCCCGGCCAGATCGTGATCTACCCGCTGCTGCGCCTGCCGCGGCTGGGTATCGGCGTGCGCGACTACGTGTGCCGCATTGAACAGGCCATCATCGACACGCTGGCCGAGTGGAACATCGGTGCCGAA includes the following:
- the lipB gene encoding lipoyl(octanoyl) transferase LipB translates to MAAPEARPPRPAVVRDLGRQAYEPVWHAMQRFTDQRDDDTLDELWVVEHEPVFTLGQAGKVEHVLAPGEIPVVHVDRGGQVTYHGPGQIVIYPLLRLPRLGIGVRDYVCRIEQAIIDTLAEWNIGAERLDGAPGVYVGGAKIAALGIRVRRGCTFHGLAFNVAMDLDPFHRINPCGYEGLQVTTVLDLGGPSGMDAVKPVLLDHLARQFGLLLQPVPELPDLSAAA
- a CDS encoding YbeD family protein, which produces MEIKSDNPEHGFQFPGQFELSAMGPANRGLEHELPRLLLAAGVDVVNERISWKHSSNGKYVSVRLVFRAENREQYDVAHQALRDHPEVKWTV
- a CDS encoding D-alanyl-D-alanine carboxypeptidase family protein, which gives rise to MNFRSAATALAATLVVGLASAQTPLPTPATPTPAAAAAPATVATPPAPAPSVSKAWVLMDYATGQVLAGENVNEQLAPASITKVMTSYVIAAEVKNGKVRPDDQVMMSERAWREGGAGTDGSYSGFPVNQTARLEDMEKGMAIQSGNDAAIALAEHVAGSEEAFASLMNSYAAKIGMKNSHFVNAHGLTAPGHHSSAYDLALLGRAMVRDYPETYAYNKIKEFQVGTIKQPNRNLLLWRDGSVDGIKTGHTSEAGYCLMSSAQRGDQRLVAVVLGGQSEKQRADDSLALLNWGFRFFETHRLYEPGKAVAEHKVWKGTTDKVQLGVAQPMLVSVPRGRYNDLKPSIDVPKTLEAPFTAGQQIGTVKVTLDGKLVAEAPLVAVAAVEQAGFFKRLWDSFWMWWESE
- a CDS encoding lipid A deacylase LpxR family protein, with protein sequence MRPFATFGLSSLLAAALPLSAYAADQCGPDAMREHPPQVNFRVDNDLFGGRHQDQGYTNGAQLTLVSPNLVDYTDDPCLPRLARWVNSHLEALHPGKFEQQNMIFSLAQGIFTPTDPTRSDLIEDDRPYAGVLLVSFGFNARSGDRLQTTQLSLGVVGPWAQGKQVQDAVHSVLGDEKFKGWDNQLHNEPVFMLTHERMRRWPGDASINADGWGWDAISHYGGAIGNLETKANLGGEVRFGWKLPDDFGSTPLRPAGENTAPTRGGKPSGWSWHLFATTDAAWVIRDITLDGNTFRNSHSVDKRHVVAQGGYGIAVMRGRWKFAMARYHSTREFDGQRQSPVFGSFTISRSL
- the mltB gene encoding lytic murein transglycosylase B; this translates as MIRRSLACMLTLGLVACATQPTSPPTSPQASSTPRHPAAKPQGPAEAAPEAAAATAAPVDLTPVPFETARAKFIADTAKRYGLKPDEIRNVLDQAQVRQPIIAAMSRPAERVKPWNEYRPMFISKARIDGGKAFLAQHRAELDRVQQRTGVPAEVIVAIIGVETSYGKNAGSHRVLDALYTLAFYYPRSGDPAKLEREVRRELFFRDELAKLFELGREEKLDITTLKGSYAGAMGMGQFMPSSYLDYAVDGNGDGRRDLFTSYDDVFSSIANYFVKKGGWVRGGQVAVPATLATGREEFNPTEWMPTWSLSDLAQRGYQPSAPVQPGVTATPITLEGSAGKQYWLGFQNYYAITRYNLSKMYAMAVFQLSQAIAGQELPPA
- a CDS encoding septal ring lytic transglycosylase RlpA family protein, yielding MNIRWLVPGLIVLALAACSSAPKKPATAGHGGKPSGTVVQGKGGRPAHCPEGSPYAAATEDLSTRGNYTAGGLYKPGVKDTTPSYVPNVACIPEPLVTNEDRSVIGNKSPYVVLGKQYKVLDDTRNYVERGTASYYGAKFHGRLTSNREVYDMYQFTAAHKTLPLPSFARVTNLDNGESVIVRVNDRGPFHDGRVVDLSYAAAVRLGITQRGTGNVEVRAVQPGETNLMAQKPSRRERRAAEAAAATAAIASTRPAPAARPVADSDIDRLVNRLPADGAPARGQPATTQAAVSTMPEVAVSSLPPSATVPRPATPVVATAVPRSPAPASTSAPSLSQKMVGAVMLQVASFSSRDNANRAMGQLSAAGIVGATISDIAAGGRTLFRLRVPASDHASAAELAGRISGLGFGSPQIVKD